The Edaphobacter sp. 12200R-103 genome contains a region encoding:
- a CDS encoding PmoA family protein codes for MHKTLLGCAMLIGTLQVAGAATNNVKVVADEAHQRVDVTIDGKPFTSYVWPSTLKKPVLFPLVAADGVTVTRGYPLAPRDMERVDHPHHAGLWFNYGNANGFDFWNNSDAIKPEQRPKMGTIHHEKVVSVRSGAKGELVVDSVWETGAGQKILNQKTKYVFSQKGDTRTIDMTVTLTALDKVIFHDDKEGVLGIRVAHFLESPTEKGGTFADADGRQTKVEGNSAGATGVYRTSEGVEGDVVWSTRGRWCELTGHTHDGHTETIAIFDHKGNPGYPTYWHARGYGLFAANPLGRRIFDPKQPQFDYTLDKGKSTTFQYQVSISSHAASPSEMNQAADAFDAMK; via the coding sequence ATGCATAAAACGCTGCTGGGATGCGCCATGCTGATTGGGACTCTGCAAGTGGCAGGCGCTGCAACCAACAACGTCAAGGTGGTCGCTGACGAGGCGCATCAACGCGTCGATGTGACGATCGATGGCAAGCCCTTTACGTCCTATGTGTGGCCATCGACGTTGAAGAAGCCCGTTCTCTTTCCCCTGGTTGCTGCAGATGGCGTTACTGTGACCCGCGGATATCCACTCGCTCCACGTGATATGGAGCGGGTGGACCACCCGCATCACGCCGGCCTGTGGTTCAACTATGGCAATGCGAACGGCTTTGACTTCTGGAACAACTCCGACGCCATCAAGCCGGAGCAGCGGCCAAAGATGGGAACGATTCATCACGAGAAGGTCGTGTCCGTTCGCAGCGGGGCCAAAGGCGAGCTGGTCGTCGACTCCGTCTGGGAGACGGGCGCGGGACAGAAGATCCTGAACCAGAAGACGAAGTATGTCTTCTCACAGAAGGGCGACACCCGCACGATCGATATGACCGTGACGCTCACCGCGCTCGACAAGGTCATCTTCCACGACGACAAGGAGGGCGTTCTGGGCATTCGCGTGGCTCACTTCCTCGAGTCACCGACGGAGAAGGGCGGAACCTTTGCCGATGCCGACGGACGGCAGACCAAGGTGGAAGGCAACAGTGCCGGAGCCACCGGGGTCTATCGTACGAGTGAAGGTGTGGAAGGCGACGTCGTGTGGTCCACGCGAGGACGCTGGTGCGAGCTGACTGGGCATACTCATGACGGTCATACGGAGACGATTGCAATCTTCGATCACAAGGGGAATCCCGGATATCCGACCTACTGGCACGCACGTGGATATGGCCTGTTCGCAGCCAATCCACTGGGGCGCAGGATCTTCGATCCCAAGCAGCCGCAGTTCGACTACACCCTCGACAAGGGGAAGTCGACGACGTTCCAGTATCAGGTCAGCATCTCGTCCCATGCAGCCTCACCGTCCGAGATGAATCAGGCTGCGGATGCCTTTGATGCAATGAAGTAG